Within the Bacillus horti genome, the region GTGTCCTCATTGCTTCGCCTAAGGTAGCCACCTATGATCTACAGCCGGAAATGAGTGCATATGAGGTTACAGATAGGCTGCTACAAGAATTAGACCGTGACCACCATGACGTGATCATTTTAAATTTTGCTAACCCGGATATGGTAGGGCATTCTGGAATGCTAGAGCCAACAGTTAAAGCGATTGAAGCTGTAGATACGTGTTTAGGAAAGATTGTAGATAAGATTCTAGCTAAGGATGGCGTAGCTTTAATTACGGCCGACCATGGAAATGCCGATATGGTACTGGATCCAGCAAATCGCCCTGTTACATCACACACCACAAATCCAGTTCCTTTTATTGTGACCAAAAATGGGGCGGAGCTTAGAGAGGGTGGTATCCTAGCAGATATCTCTCCAACGATCCTAGATCTTCTAGGTGTGCAACAGCCTGTTGAAATGACAGGTGCTTCAATGATTAAAAAGTAGAAGAAGCTTGCTCTATACAACGTGTTCTTTAGAGCTAATTTCTTATAGTGAATTTCATACAGCTACTTAGACTAAATAACAAAAATATTAAAGAGGAGTGTGTTTTAACATGACAATCATTTCTGATGTATATGCTCGCCAGGTATTAGATTCACGTGGTAACCCAACTGTTGAGGTAGAAGTATATTTAGAATCTGGTGTAATGGCTCGCGCAATCGTACCTTCTGGAGCTTCAACAGGTGCTCACGAAGCTGTAGAGCTACGTGATGGAGATAAAGAGGTTTACTTAGGAAAAGGGGTAACAAAAGCGGTTCAGAACGTAAATGAAATCATCGCTCCAGAGCTTATTGGCTTTGATGTACGTGATCAAGTGGGCATTGATGAGTTTATGATTGAATTAGATGGAACAAAAAATAAATCTAAGCTTGGAGCGAACGCTATCCTTGGTGTTTCCATGGCAGTAGCTCGTGCTGCGGCAGAGGAGTTAGGCTTAGAGCTTTATGAGTACTTAGGAGGCTTTAACTCTAAGACTTTACCTGTGCCAATGCTTAACATCTTAAACGGTGGGGAGCATGCGGACAATAACGTAGACATTCAAGAGTTTATGGTTATGCCTGTTGGAGCATCAACGTTCCAAGAAGCCCTTCAAACAGGTGCTGAGATTTTCCATAGCTTGAAATCCGTATTAAAGGAAAAAGGTTTAAATACAGCTGTTGGAGATGAAGGTGGCTTTGCTCCAAACCTTTCCTCCAATGAAGAAGCGATTACAACGATTATTACAGCGATTGAAAAAGCGGGATATAAAGCTGGTGAAGACGTATTTATCGCGTTAGATGTAGCTTCAACAGAGCTATATCAAGATGGTAAATATGAATTCAAGGGAGAAGGAATCACTCGTACAACAGATGAGATGATAACATTCTACTCTGAGCTTTGCGATAAATACCCAATTATCTCCATTGAAGATGGTCTAGCTGAGGATGATTGGGAAGGCTGGAACAAGCTAACGAAAGCGATTGGAAACAAGGTTCAGCTAGTTGGGGATGATCTATTTGTTACAAATACAGAGCGCTTATCAAGAGGAATTGAAGAGGGTACAGGGAACTCCATCTTAGTTAAAGTGAACCAAATTGGTACACTAACGGAAACCTTTGATGCGATCGAAATGGCAAAAAGAGCTGGATACACAGCGGTTATTTCTCACCGTTCTGGTGAAACTGAGGATACAACTATTGCTGATATCGCAGTGGCTACAAACGCTGGACAAATCAAAACTGGAGCTCCTTCTCGTACAGACCGTGTAGCGAAATACAACCAATTACTACGCATTGAGGATCGCTTAGGGGATGTAGCCAGGTACGGTGGAAAAGCTGCTTTTTACAATCTAAAAAAATAATGCCAAAGGGGAATTGATAACTTGGGCATTTTATGATAACGTATTAGTATTGCAAACTCACTTTTAGGAGGTGGGAGAATGGAACTAGTCGTTAAAATCTTACTAGTTGTGGTTTCCCTTGGTCTGATTACAGTTGTTTTACTTCAATCTGGTCGTAGTGCTGGTTTAGCTGGTGCTATTGGCGGTGGTGCGGAGCAAATTATGGGGAAACAAAAAGCACGTGGTATTGATGCCCTTCTTGGAAAAATTACAACAGTTTTAGCGGTTGTATTTATACTGTTATCTGTTACGGTTGCTTATATCGTAGGATAATCATAGATCAAATCAATACTCAAAAGGGAAGCAGTAGGTGGACAAGCCTGCTGCTTTTTCCTTTACTTTTTTTCTAATAATAGTAATTAATGGGTAAACATAGACAAAGAAGTATTTTCTGGGATAGTAAAACCTAATTATTGTGAGGATAATTGTCGACCTTCTCTTGATCCATATTCTTTTCAAAATAATGATAATGATCTTTAGTGGCTATTTATATGGAATTCGTTCCGAACGAATTATCAAAGGAAATTCAAGTATTTAAATCGGCGCAATAGGCTAGTTCGTTGGCACCCTCTGCTAGTTACATATCGGAATGTTAAGGGTATCATAATATTCATAAGTCAGGGAGAGGATGGTTTCTCATCCGAATATGTCAGTTAGCAGAAGGAGGTGCAAAAGAAGAGAATGACAACTCATGCTTTTGACCGAATTAAAATGCCTCCGGGTTTTTGGGAAGGACTGCGTCAATTGGGAATTGCCTCGCATGATGTAGCCCGCAAAGCCGGATTGCCGCTCACTATTATTTCCGAGACGGCTGTTAGTACCGCCCAATACTACTCAATCTGGCAGGCGTATTCCGATTTGGTAGGTGACATAGCCCAAGGGATGATCAAGCTTGCAACCATTTATGAAGCAACGAAATACCCACCAACTGTATTGGCCACTTATCACGCCCGTGATTATCGCGATGCCTTGCATAGAATGGTCCGATATAAACAGCTCTGTCCTCCAGAAAGCTTAAGGATGATTGAAGGCGGTGAGGAATGTACCATCGAATTGGAATGGCTCGTCACTGATCAAACTTGTCCGCCATTGCTGGTGGGTATCACACTGGCATTCCTGCTTGAATTGGGAAGACGAGGTACAGGCCAGCATCTAAAGGCCAGTGCTGTAGAATTTTCGCAGCCGATGGGAGATGTTCAGGCCCTGGAAGTTTACTTTGGGTGTCGCATCCGAACGGATTCCGATCGCAATCGATTGACGCTATATAGACATGATCTGGATTCTCCTTTTCTTACCTATAATGAAGAGTTGCTTGAGGTTCTGACTCCTGCACTGGACCTCACACTGCATCAACATCAAGACAATCGTTCCATATCGAACATGGTTAAATGGATCATGAAGCGCACCTTGAGCGGCGGACGCCCCGATGTACAGACGGTCGCCAAAGAACTGGGCATGAGTGACCGTACGTTGCAGCGTCGACTAACCGATGAGAACTCAAGTTTCAACCATCTGCTCACACAAGCACGGCAAGAACAGGCACGGATGTATTTGGCAGACTTATCGCTCGATATTAAGGAAGTAGCATTCCTGATCGGATATGAAGACCAAAATTCGTTTTACCGTGCGTTCCGCTCTTGGGAAGGTGACACTCCTGCCAATTGGCGAAGAGGACATACGGGGGGCCAAGCAAACGTAGAAGATATGC harbors:
- the eno gene encoding phosphopyruvate hydratase — protein: MTIISDVYARQVLDSRGNPTVEVEVYLESGVMARAIVPSGASTGAHEAVELRDGDKEVYLGKGVTKAVQNVNEIIAPELIGFDVRDQVGIDEFMIELDGTKNKSKLGANAILGVSMAVARAAAEELGLELYEYLGGFNSKTLPVPMLNILNGGEHADNNVDIQEFMVMPVGASTFQEALQTGAEIFHSLKSVLKEKGLNTAVGDEGGFAPNLSSNEEAITTIITAIEKAGYKAGEDVFIALDVASTELYQDGKYEFKGEGITRTTDEMITFYSELCDKYPIISIEDGLAEDDWEGWNKLTKAIGNKVQLVGDDLFVTNTERLSRGIEEGTGNSILVKVNQIGTLTETFDAIEMAKRAGYTAVISHRSGETEDTTIADIAVATNAGQIKTGAPSRTDRVAKYNQLLRIEDRLGDVARYGGKAAFYNLKK
- a CDS encoding helix-turn-helix domain-containing protein codes for the protein MTTHAFDRIKMPPGFWEGLRQLGIASHDVARKAGLPLTIISETAVSTAQYYSIWQAYSDLVGDIAQGMIKLATIYEATKYPPTVLATYHARDYRDALHRMVRYKQLCPPESLRMIEGGEECTIELEWLVTDQTCPPLLVGITLAFLLELGRRGTGQHLKASAVEFSQPMGDVQALEVYFGCRIRTDSDRNRLTLYRHDLDSPFLTYNEELLEVLTPALDLTLHQHQDNRSISNMVKWIMKRTLSGGRPDVQTVAKELGMSDRTLQRRLTDENSSFNHLLTQARQEQARMYLADLSLDIKEVAFLIGYEDQNSFYRAFRSWEGDTPANWRRGHTGGQANVEDMPSDRLNNH
- the secG gene encoding preprotein translocase subunit SecG, which encodes MELVVKILLVVVSLGLITVVLLQSGRSAGLAGAIGGGAEQIMGKQKARGIDALLGKITTVLAVVFILLSVTVAYIVG